The Drosophila biarmipes strain raj3 chromosome X, RU_DBia_V1.1, whole genome shotgun sequence genome includes the window AACTCCTACATTTCAAAAAAGCCCCTTTCGGTTTCCCCCTGGCACGAAGACCCCACTCACGTGTCAATCTCTCCCTGCATGCTCTTGATGTACTCGCACGCCTTGATCAGAATCTGCGACTTGGAGTCGTTGGGCGGCGTGCGTCCGCTGGCACTGCTGGGGTTCCCCTTCAggtggctgctgctggtcgTGCTGGCGCTGGTACTCGTGCTGCCGCTGGTGCTGGGACTCGTGCTGGCCTCGCTGAAGCTGGAGCTGGGGCTCAGGCTGGGCAGCATCTCCTTGAGCTTGAAGATCCAGCTGTTGATCTTGTCGCGTCGCCGGCGCTCCACTTCGTTGTGCGTGGCACGGCGCTTATCATCGCGCTTCTTGTAGGCCTCCAGTTTGCTGCTGGGCGTTTGGCCAGCCGCCTCCGACTGGGCACGGGCCTGGCCGTGGGAGCCATAGAGCACACTGGTGGCGGTGGTGTTCCCCGAGGGAGCAACAGCAGGATTCACAGATTGGGTTGTCACCACCAGGGGTTTCGAGGAGGGTGCTACTGGCGGACGACTCGGCTTTTCGCTCAGCGTGTCCAGCTCCAATTTGATGGCCGCCTTGGTCGGAGGCTCGCCCACCAAACTGGTCGTGTCCTTGACCAGATATATCTCACAGCCGGTGGGCAGCTGCAGATTGTTGGGCAGCAGCGAGTGGACATCCAGATCGGAGCCGGGCTCCTGCTTAATGGCATAGTACTCCTGCGAGTCATCCGAGTTCTCGTCGCCGCAAATGGTGAGGAATATCTGGGCACCCTGGCTGCCCATGAGGGCATTTCCCGTGGCGCTGGTGAGGATGAGGCTCTGATGACCGTTGGCAAACGAACTGCTGACCAGGGCCTCCGACAAATCGGCCGTGTGAGGACCGCTGATGATGTTGGTCATGAGGCTGTTGCCAGCAGGGGGATTGGGATTGCTGCTGGCTCCGGAGGAGGATGTGGTGgtagtggtggtggtggtggaacCGAGTTCCATTTCCAGACGTGGCCGCTTTCGCACATTCATCGTGGCATCGATGGGGATCCGTTCCGCCAGTAGCAATGGACCGCGGCCAGTGGCAATCCCAGCCAGAATCCGCGTCGCCCGGAATCACGTAACTCTGGATCTGCCCGGGATCTCCTCCTCTGTGCGCTCCGATCTCTCGCGGGATGGTATCTCGGACACGGATGGTGTATACCCCTCGATCTGGACGCTCTGCGGTGTTACTAACTCCCGACTGCCACGAGGATCTGCTTTGGAATCGAGCGCTGCGGCGGATCTTGGTGTGTTCGTGTTCGCACGGCCATTTAACAATAcaatttgttgatttttttaacaaattattttcGTTTGGTTCAGTGTGCCCGTCGGCGGGCAGCGGATAAATACCGACAAATACACACGGCAGGTTCAGCAAAGCTTTGGAATACCAGATTTGGtatttttcccaaaaaatagaaataattCTTTAAGTATTAAACTCTCATTTAAAGTTTGGGAATCAAAATAGAGTTCATTCCAACCAATTAATTAGATtgttaaatgaaaatgtttataaaagtATGGCCGCTTCGAGGTAAATTTGTGCTTATTTTACCTCAAAAGTTTCACATACATATGTTAaggaacaattaaaatattgaaccaacctttgttttttcatttccaatatttatataaaatatacgaCAGTTTTTACCCGAAAACATGCCTTTAAATTTTCATGACATCTTGGTACAAAATGTAgttaatatatgtttataattattaacaaAAGGCTTTTCTAAATGTAAATTTACAATAGCTTAAGGGTAATATCAGGGTTTGTTTGACTATTAAAAGAGATCAATAAGTAATAtcaaaaaaagataaatatagATGTATTACAATTTATCTTAAACGCCAAAATAATAAAGGGTGTTCGTTTTCAATTctcaaaaaataccaaatgcgtatacgtaataaccagtattacgtatacgccacaCTGGCGGCGGCCAAAATGTCGTTGACTTTGCAATTGGTTGCGAATTTGAAACGCTTTCGCCTGGTGACCTTCGACGTGACGGACACGCTGCTCCGCCTGGAGGATCCCCTGCGGCAGTACCATCGCACGGCGGAGGAGTTCGGGATCACCGGCGTGGATCGCCGCCGGCTGGAGCAGTGCTTCCGCCAGCAATTCAAGGCGATGAGCAGCGAGCATCCGAACTTCGGCCGCTTCTCGCCGGGATTGAACTGGCAGCAGTGGTGGCTCCAGCTGGTGACCCGCACCTTTGGCTGCGTGGACCAGGGCCTGGCGCCCGACAAGCTGGAGAAGATTGGCCACCGGCTAATAGACATCTTTCGCACCAGCGCCGGCTGGCATCAGGTCGATGGCGCCCAGGAGCTGGTGCAGTGCGTCCGCAACACCGGCCACTGTGTGGGCGTCATCTCCAACTTCGATCCCTCGCTGCCAAAAGTCCTCGACGCCATGGGCTTTGCCGACAAGTTCGATTTCATCCTGACTTCCTACGAGGCCGGGGTCATGAAGCCCGATCCGGGCATCTTTGAGATCCCCCTGAAGAGATTTCAGATCCCAGCGCACCAGGCCCTGCACATCGGCAACAAGCTGGACCTCGACTACGAGGGGGCTCGCAACTGCGGCTGGAGCGGACTGCTGGTGAACGGCGGTTGCAGCCAGCACTCCTTCGCCAGCTTGTCCCACCTGCTGGAGGCCCTGAAGACCCAACCGATCCAATGGTGATCGACCAAAGAACCTCGGCTCACGAACACACTGTGCTTCAACTCGCCAGCTCGCCCCGACTCCTGGAGGCCCTGCCAACCCAACCGATCCCCTGGTGATCCACCAAAGAAACTCGACTCACGAACACACTGTTCTTCGATTAGCTCACGGCTGTAGTTACTTTGTAGACTTCTTTAAGATTAGGAAACAGAACGGGGTGTAAGACTAGTGTTAAATACAAATACGCGTTGGCCTAGGCGCCATACTATGTTCTCTTTGGGACATTCGAGGGAGGCTCTGGACGCATTCGAACACAGTAAAATTGCCATGATATCTATACTAGATGAACCTAAAAATAACTGAGAGTGCACATAGAGTCCTTGTCTTAGTTGATTACAAGCAAAATCCAAGGAGCTCGGCACTTCTCCGAACACTTAAACTTAATTCTTATCGAATGTGTCAAAACTCAAACATATCTCAATTGCTTTCCCTAGTTTAACTTAACTGCAATGCCTGAATGTGTTTAAAGTCTAAGAAATGTAATTGTGATCAGCCGCAGTGGcaatacatatttttgaaGCTTAACGAATGTTTTAAGAGTACTCCTACATAAAAC containing:
- the LOC108021974 gene encoding haloacid dehalogenase-like hydrolase domain-containing protein 3, producing MSLTLQLVANLKRFRLVTFDVTDTLLRLEDPLRQYHRTAEEFGITGVDRRRLEQCFRQQFKAMSSEHPNFGRFSPGLNWQQWWLQLVTRTFGCVDQGLAPDKLEKIGHRLIDIFRTSAGWHQVDGAQELVQCVRNTGHCVGVISNFDPSLPKVLDAMGFADKFDFILTSYEAGVMKPDPGIFEIPLKRFQIPAHQALHIGNKLDLDYEGARNCGWSGLLVNGGCSQHSFASLSHLLEALKTQPIQW
- the LOC108021966 gene encoding uncharacterized protein DDB_G0271670, which encodes MNVRKRPRLEMELGSTTTTTTTTSSSGASSNPNPPAGNSLMTNIISGPHTADLSEALVSSSFANGHQSLILTSATGNALMGSQGAQIFLTICGDENSDDSQEYYAIKQEPGSDLDVHSLLPNNLQLPTGCEIYLVKDTTSLVGEPPTKAAIKLELDTLSEKPSRPPVAPSSKPLVVTTQSVNPAVAPSGNTTATSVLYGSHGQARAQSEAAGQTPSSKLEAYKKRDDKRRATHNEVERRRRDKINSWIFKLKEMLPSLSPSSSFSEASTSPSTSGSTSTSASTTSSSHLKGNPSSASGRTPPNDSKSQILIKACEYIKSMQGEIDTLRDCLREADGLRASNQALREELDRLKRQQQLQERFHTAGGRSTFNVTLNSLNSSVTSDLFEGIDTTPNLSAVSSLGFSKRGLLISDYDE